TTTCTTCCCTTTTTATCGGAGCGTACGGTCGTTCAATATGATGCGAAGAAAGAAGCAAAGCGAACCGACCGTTGGCAGAAGATTGCGAAAGAAGCGGCAGAACAAGCCCATCGGAATCGCGTGCCGCAGGTGGATTCGGTTCTAAGCTGGAAGCAGCTGCTTTCATTGGCTCAAGAAGCGGATGCAGCCTGGATCTGCTACGAAAAAGAAGACGGGCAGCAGCTGAAGCCGGCAATTCAAGCGGCAGCAGCCGAAGGTAAGCTAGCTCCAGGCAGCCGCGTTTTGTTAGCCGTCGGACCCGAAGGTGGTTTTACGGAACAGGAAATCAAGCAGGCGGAAGAAGCCGGTTTCCGTTCCGTATCCTTAGGAGCAAGGATTTTACGCACGGAGACCGCAGCGCTTGTCGGTCTGACGTGCCTTTTCTATGAAACCGGAGAGATGGGAGGATAATGCAGTATGGCAACAGTAGCGTTTCATACATTAGGATGTAAAGTGAACTTTTATGATACGGAAGCGATCTGGCAGCTGTTCAAGAACGAAGGCTACGAGCAGGTTGATTTCGAGCAAACCGCGGATGTGTATGTCATTAATACTTGTACCGTTACCAATACAGGAGACAAAAAAAGCCGGCAAATGATTCGGAGGGCGATCCGTCGCAACCCTGAAGCCATCGTTGCGGTAACAGGCTGTTACGCGCAAACGTCCCCGGCGGAGATTATGGCCATTCCGGGCGTTGATATGGTCATCGGTACGCAGGACCGGGACAAAATTATCCCTCTGGTTAAACAATTTGAGCAAGAACGTCTACCCATTAATGCTGTTCGCAACATTATGAAGACTCGTCAATTTGAAGAGTTGGATGTTCCGGATTTTGCTGACCGCACTCGTGCGTTTCTGAAGATTCAAGAAGGGTGCAATAACTTTTGCACATTCTGCATCATTCCTTGGTCCCGCGGACTTATGCGCAGCCGTGAGCCGGAGAGCGTGATTAAGCAGGCTAAAGCATTAGTTGCTGCAGGTTACAAAGAAATCGTTCTGACAGGAATCCATACAGGCGGCTACGGCGAAGATATTGAGGATTACAGCTTAGCGAAGCTGCTGTGGGATCTGGATAAAGTGGAAGGCTTGAACCGAATCCGCATCAGCTCCATCGAAGCAAGTCAAATCACGGATGAAGTGATTGAAGTGCTCCAGGCTTCAGATAAAATGTGCCGCCATCTTCATATTCCTTTGCAAGCGGGGGATGATCAAGTTCTAGCGCGTATGCGTAGAAAATATACGACCGCTGAATTTGCCAAGAAGATCGAGCGTTTGCATGCCATCATGCCGGATGTTGCGATTACAACGGACGTGATTGTCGGATTCCCCGGCGAGACCGAGGAAATGTTCCGTGACGGCTACAAATTCATGGAACAAATGAAATTTTCCGAAATGCACGTGTTCCCTTATTCCAAACGGACAGGTACGCCTGCTGCGCGGATGGAAGATCAAATTGACGAAGAGATCAAGAATGCCCGCGTTCATGAGCTGATTGATCTTTCCGAAAAGATGCAGCTTGCTTACGCTCAGAAGTTTGTGGGACAAGTGCTTGAAGTCATTCCAGAGCGTTCTTACAAAGGTGCTCCTGACAGCGGTCTTTTGATGGGCTACTCAGATAACTATGTTCAGCTTGTATTTGAAGGTTCCGAGGATTTGATCGGCCAAATTTGCCACGTTCAAGTGACGGAAGCAGGCGTGAACGAAAGCAAAGGAAACATATTACGTGTTTCTGAGACTGCGAAACCTGCGCAAGCAGCTAATTTGTAATTGTGGAGAGGATTTCATTCCGCCCTATGGTGGGGTGGAATCCTCTATTTGTTCGGTTTACGGGGGATTTTATGAAGGGGGCACAGGCAGTGAAAGAAATATCAGCAGGCGGTGTCGTGTATCGTCATCAGGACGGTCAGCTGCAAATTCAATTGATCCAGGACCGTTACGGTAAAATTACTCTGGCCAAAGGCAAGATGGAGCCGGGGGAAACCATCGAGGAAACGGCACTGCGCGAAATTGTAGAAGAGACCGGTATTCAAGGGAAAATCATCGAATCGATTGAGATGATCGCCTATCAATATACACATCCACAATATGGATTCATTGATAAAGAAGTTCATTATTATCTAGTGGAAGCCCTGGGTGGGGATTTACAAGCTCAGATCGAAGAGATCAGAGGTGTGGAATGGCTGGATCCGGACATTGCTTGGCGCAAACAGCTGGAATCTGGATATGATAACAACAATTCGGTATTGAGCAAGGCTCTACATAAATTGGGATATGAGGTGCAGAAATGAGTACACTGAATGCGAAACAAATCGCAAGTTACATTGATCATACCCTTCTAAAGCCGGATGCTTCATCAGAGGCTATTGACAAGCTATGCGCTGAAGCTGCGCAGTATGGCTTTTTCAGCGTGTGTGTAAACAGCCAGTGGGTGGCTCGCTGCCATAAGGCATTGGAAGGGACAGGAGTTAAGGTAGCTGC
This genomic window from Paenibacillus hexagrammi contains:
- a CDS encoding 16S rRNA (uracil(1498)-N(3))-methyltransferase yields the protein MQRYFLPPGQFPAGANQVTIEGDDAHHLIRVMRSEVGDKVICSNGVDREAVVRITVLDKHEVTAEVVEELALTAEPSVQVWVAQSLPKGDKMETVIQKGTEIGAARFLPFLSERTVVQYDAKKEAKRTDRWQKIAKEAAEQAHRNRVPQVDSVLSWKQLLSLAQEADAAWICYEKEDGQQLKPAIQAAAAEGKLAPGSRVLLAVGPEGGFTEQEIKQAEEAGFRSVSLGARILRTETAALVGLTCLFYETGEMGG
- the mtaB gene encoding tRNA (N(6)-L-threonylcarbamoyladenosine(37)-C(2))-methylthiotransferase MtaB, with the protein product MATVAFHTLGCKVNFYDTEAIWQLFKNEGYEQVDFEQTADVYVINTCTVTNTGDKKSRQMIRRAIRRNPEAIVAVTGCYAQTSPAEIMAIPGVDMVIGTQDRDKIIPLVKQFEQERLPINAVRNIMKTRQFEELDVPDFADRTRAFLKIQEGCNNFCTFCIIPWSRGLMRSREPESVIKQAKALVAAGYKEIVLTGIHTGGYGEDIEDYSLAKLLWDLDKVEGLNRIRISSIEASQITDEVIEVLQASDKMCRHLHIPLQAGDDQVLARMRRKYTTAEFAKKIERLHAIMPDVAITTDVIVGFPGETEEMFRDGYKFMEQMKFSEMHVFPYSKRTGTPAARMEDQIDEEIKNARVHELIDLSEKMQLAYAQKFVGQVLEVIPERSYKGAPDSGLLMGYSDNYVQLVFEGSEDLIGQICHVQVTEAGVNESKGNILRVSETAKPAQAANL
- a CDS encoding NUDIX hydrolase; its protein translation is MKGAQAVKEISAGGVVYRHQDGQLQIQLIQDRYGKITLAKGKMEPGETIEETALREIVEETGIQGKIIESIEMIAYQYTHPQYGFIDKEVHYYLVEALGGDLQAQIEEIRGVEWLDPDIAWRKQLESGYDNNNSVLSKALHKLGYEVQK